From the genome of Hyla sarda isolate aHylSar1 unplaced genomic scaffold, aHylSar1.hap1 scaffold_2190, whole genome shotgun sequence, one region includes:
- the LOC130320255 gene encoding beta-enolase-like, whose protein sequence is MSIQKIHAREILDSRGNPTVEVDLYTGKGLFRAAVPSGASTGIYEALELRDGDKSRYLGKGVQKAVEHINKTIVPALLEKKLSVVDQEKIDKLMLELDGTENKSKFGANAILGVSLAVCKAGAAEKGVPLYRHIADLAGNPEIILPVP, encoded by the exons ATGTCTATACAGAAGATCCACGCTCGGGAGATCCTGGACTCCAGGGGGAACCCTACTGTAGAGGTCGACCTGTACACCGGGAAAG GTCTCTTTCGGGCCGCCGTCCCCAGCGGAGCCTCCACAGGAATCTATGAAGCTCTGGAGCTGAGGGATGGGGACAAATCTCGCTATCTGGGCAAAG GTGTCCAGAAGGCTGTGGAGCACATCAACAAGACCATCGTCCCCGCCCTACTGGAGAAG AAACTCAGCGTTGTGGATCAGGAGAAGATCGATAAACTGATGCTTGAACTTGATGGGACCGAGAACAAAT CTAAGTTTGGTGCTAATGCCATTCTGGGGGTGTCCCTGGCCGTGTGCAAGGCCGGTGCAGCCGAGAAAGGTGTCCCCCTGTACAGACACATTGCTGACCTAGCAGGAAATCCTGAAATCATTCTGCCGGTCCCT